One Apostichopus japonicus isolate 1M-3 chromosome 7, ASM3797524v1, whole genome shotgun sequence genomic region harbors:
- the LOC139969777 gene encoding uncharacterized protein, giving the protein MSTREHRVMMIHLSNDITKESALKIAKAYGLPASIEDGIYNDRSPGLGLMTALEQRLKVSHELDILNEFCQTLYDLDLNKLADRIKNTYPQLTARPPAPQVTTNTDVSDATLSELSGYIGAEWKQIALGGLKLKRYELDQIEEDNNRSKDKIYASFALWRKKNHGKASPKELLALLQKQDDLDQDAIEILEKEVNRGERR; this is encoded by the exons ATGTCTACAAGGGAACATAGAGTTATGATGATACACTTATCCAATGATATCACAAAGGAAAGTGCCTTGAAAATTGCTAAGGCATACGGTCTGCCGGCATCGATAGAAGATGGGATTTATAATGACAGAAGCCCTGGACTAGGCCTTATGACTGCCCTTGAACAGAGATTGAAAGTATCACATGAATTAGATATTCTGAATGAGTTCTGTCAGACTTTGTATGATCTGGATCTGAATAAGTTGGCAGACAGGATCAAGAATACTTACCCACAATTAACTGCAA GACCACCTGCTCCTCAGGTGACAACCAACACGGACGTCAGCGATGCGACGCTCTCAGAATTATCTGGTTACATCGGAGCAGAATGGAAACAAATTGCTCTGGGTGGTCTTAAGCTTAAAAGGTATGAATTGGATCAGATTGAAGAAGATAACAATCGTAGTAAGGATAAAATCTATGCAAGTTTTGCTCTATGGAGGAAGAAAAACCATGGAAAGGCTAGTCCAAAAGAACTCTTAGCTTTGTTGCAGAAACAAGATGATCTGGATCAAGATGCGATTGAAATATTGGAGAAAGAGGTGAACCGGGGTGAGAGAAGATGA